In one window of Campylobacter hepaticus DNA:
- the cheP gene encoding cheVAW transcriptional regulator CheP, giving the protein MSADMNELLLKSVEVLPPLPDTVSKLKKYINEVNSNIETNKVAEIISSDPLMTAKLLQLANSPYYGFTREITTINQMITLLGVSNIINIVTADSIRNNFKIDVSPYGLDTVNFLKACNEEATFITNWLNEEDKKLSHFLVPCAMLLRLGIVIFSNFLIQNQKDKDFLAFLNENKNENIALTENEFLGVDHISFLGFLLHHWNFDDILIETICFVRTPHAAREEVQKSAYALAIADHLFAPYDGSSVFNVKAAIALLEEAKTQGIHFNLDNLLSKLPHKAKENLHKED; this is encoded by the coding sequence ATGAGCGCAGATATGAATGAGCTTTTATTAAAAAGCGTTGAGGTTTTGCCACCTTTACCTGATACTGTAAGTAAATTAAAAAAATATATTAATGAAGTTAATTCAAATATAGAAACTAATAAGGTTGCTGAGATTATTTCAAGCGATCCTTTAATGACAGCTAAACTTTTACAATTAGCAAATTCTCCTTATTATGGTTTTACAAGAGAGATTACCACTATCAATCAAATGATTACTTTACTTGGGGTAAGTAATATTATTAATATAGTTACAGCAGATTCTATTCGCAATAATTTTAAAATAGATGTTTCACCTTATGGTTTAGATACTGTAAATTTTTTAAAAGCTTGCAATGAAGAAGCAACTTTTATTACAAATTGGTTAAATGAAGAAGATAAAAAACTTTCTCATTTTTTAGTCCCTTGTGCTATGCTTTTAAGATTAGGTATTGTTATTTTTTCGAATTTTCTTATACAAAATCAAAAAGATAAAGATTTTTTAGCGTTTTTAAATGAAAATAAAAATGAAAATATTGCTTTAACGGAAAATGAATTTTTAGGTGTAGATCATATTTCTTTTTTAGGATTTTTGTTGCATCATTGGAATTTTGATGATATTTTAATTGAAACTATTTGTTTTGTTCGCACTCCTCATGCTGCTAGAGAAGAAGTACAAAAGTCTGCTTATGCTTTAGCAATAGCTGATCATCTTTTTGCTCCTTATGATGGTTCTTCTGTATTTAATGTAAAAGCTGCTATTGCTTTACTTGAAGAAGCAAAAACTCAAGGAATTCATTTTAATTTAGATAATCTTTTATCTAAGCTTCCTCATAAAGCTAAGGAGAATTTACATAAAGAAGATTAA
- the rplT gene encoding 50S ribosomal protein L20, which translates to MARVKTGVVRRRRHKKILKLARGFYSGRRKHFRKAKEQLERSLVYAYRDRRRKKRDFRRLWIVRINAACRLNDLSYSKFMNGLKKAGIELDRKILADLAMNDANAFAKIAETVKKAL; encoded by the coding sequence ATGGCAAGAGTAAAAACAGGTGTTGTTAGACGCCGTAGACATAAGAAAATTTTAAAATTAGCACGTGGTTTTTATAGCGGACGCCGTAAACATTTTAGAAAAGCAAAAGAGCAATTAGAAAGAAGTCTTGTCTATGCTTATCGTGATAGACGCCGTAAAAAAAGAGATTTTCGCCGTCTTTGGATAGTGCGAATTAATGCAGCTTGTAGATTAAATGATTTAAGTTATTCAAAATTTATGAATGGTCTTAAAAAAGCAGGTATAGAGCTTGATAGAAAAATTTTAGCAGATTTAGCTATGAATGATGCTAATGCTTTTGCAAAAATTGCAGAAACTGTAAAAAAAGCACTCTAG
- the rpmI gene encoding 50S ribosomal protein L35: MPKMKSVKSAVKRFKVGKNKIKRGSAFRSHILTKKPAKRMRDLRTAKYVHSTNVEAVKKMLGI, from the coding sequence ATGCCAAAAATGAAGAGTGTTAAAAGTGCAGTTAAACGCTTTAAAGTAGGTAAAAATAAAATTAAAAGAGGTTCTGCTTTTAGAAGCCATATTTTGACTAAAAAACCTGCTAAAAGAATGCGCGATCTGCGTACAGCTAAATATGTGCATAGCACAAATGTAGAAGCTGTTAAAAAAATGTTAGGAATTTAA
- a CDS encoding NifS family cysteine desulfurase, whose translation MKVYLDNNATTMIDPNAYELMLPFLKDMYGNPNSLHQWGSAAHPALKEALDKLYLGLGASDLDDIIITSCATESINWALKGVYFDHILNKDRNEVIISSVEHPAVVAAAHFLKSLGVKLIELPVNEEGISTVEDLRKVISDKTALVSVMWANNETGMIFDIKAMAELAHEFGALFHTDATQAVGKIKVDLNHVGVDFASFSAHKFHGPKGVGGLFIKKGLKLTPLLHGGEHMGGRRSGTLNVPYIVAMGEALRIANTMLDFEDSHIRRLRDKLEDKILALPDTTVIGKREHRVPNTILASIKGVEGEAMLWDLNKNGIAASTGSACASEDLESNPIMEAIGAENDLAHTALRLSLSRFNTEEEIDYAAEQIKNAAQRLRAISCTYAYNPNNYK comes from the coding sequence TTGAAAGTATATTTAGACAATAATGCAACAACCATGATCGACCCTAATGCTTATGAGTTAATGCTACCCTTTTTAAAAGACATGTATGGCAATCCAAATAGCTTGCATCAATGGGGAAGTGCAGCGCATCCTGCCTTAAAAGAAGCTTTAGATAAACTTTATTTAGGACTTGGAGCAAGTGATTTAGATGATATCATCATCACTTCATGTGCTACTGAAAGTATTAACTGGGCGCTTAAAGGTGTGTATTTTGATCATATTTTAAATAAAGACCGCAATGAGGTTATTATTTCTAGCGTAGAACACCCTGCTGTAGTTGCTGCAGCACATTTTTTAAAAAGTCTTGGTGTAAAACTTATTGAACTTCCTGTTAATGAAGAAGGAATTTCTACAGTAGAAGATTTACGCAAAGTTATTAGTGATAAAACCGCATTAGTTAGTGTTATGTGGGCAAATAATGAAACAGGGATGATTTTTGATATTAAAGCTATGGCAGAACTTGCCCATGAATTTGGTGCTCTTTTCCATACAGATGCTACTCAAGCTGTTGGAAAAATTAAAGTTGATCTTAATCATGTTGGTGTAGATTTTGCTTCTTTCTCAGCTCATAAATTTCATGGACCAAAAGGTGTGGGTGGACTTTTTATTAAAAAAGGTTTAAAACTCACTCCACTTTTACATGGTGGAGAACATATGGGTGGCAGAAGAAGTGGAACTTTAAACGTACCCTATATAGTAGCCATGGGAGAGGCCTTACGCATAGCAAACACTATGCTTGATTTTGAAGATTCTCATATACGTCGTTTAAGAGATAAATTAGAAGATAAAATTTTAGCTCTACCAGATACTACAGTCATTGGAAAAAGAGAACATCGTGTACCTAATACCATTTTAGCAAGTATTAAAGGGGTAGAAGGAGAAGCCATGCTTTGGGATCTTAATAAAAATGGTATAGCAGCAAGTACAGGTTCAGCCTGTGCGAGTGAAGATTTAGAAAGCAATCCTATCATGGAAGCCATTGGTGCAGAAAATGATTTAGCTCATACAGCTTTAAGACTTTCTTTATCACGTTTTAATACAGAAGAAGAAATTGATTATGCTGCTGAACAAATCAAAAATGCGGCGCAAAGATTAAGAGCAATTTCTTGTACTTATGCTTACAATCCAAACAATTACAAATAA
- a CDS encoding iron-sulfur cluster assembly scaffold protein, producing the protein MGKNSLISGSIWDEYSQKVQDRMNNPQHMGEFNEEDAKARNAKLIVADFGAESCGDAVRLFWLVDEKTDKIIDAKFKSFGCGTAIASSDTMVDLCIGKTVDEAVKITNLDVEFAMRDNPQTPAVPPQKMHCSVMAYDVIKQAAAHYKGVSPEDFEDQIIVCECARVSLGTIKEVIKLNDLHTVEEITQYTKAGAFCKSCVKPGGHEKRDYYLVDILAETRAEMDREKLKNSIKNDLSFDEMTLVGQLKAVESILDCEIRPMLHNDGGDLEVIDIQKAEGAAIDIYIRYLGACSGCSSGSGATLYAIETILQEELSPNIRVMPV; encoded by the coding sequence ATGGGAAAAAATAGTTTAATTAGCGGATCTATTTGGGATGAATATTCACAAAAAGTTCAAGATAGGATGAATAATCCTCAACACATGGGAGAATTCAATGAAGAAGATGCTAAAGCAAGAAATGCAAAACTCATTGTAGCAGATTTTGGAGCAGAAAGTTGCGGTGATGCAGTTAGGCTTTTTTGGCTTGTAGATGAAAAAACTGATAAAATTATTGATGCTAAATTTAAAAGTTTTGGTTGTGGTACTGCTATAGCAAGTAGCGATACTATGGTAGATCTTTGCATAGGAAAAACTGTAGATGAAGCAGTAAAAATTACTAATTTAGATGTGGAATTTGCTATGCGCGATAATCCACAAACACCAGCTGTCCCACCTCAAAAAATGCACTGTTCTGTTATGGCTTATGATGTTATCAAACAAGCTGCAGCACACTATAAAGGCGTCAGTCCTGAAGATTTTGAAGATCAAATTATAGTTTGCGAATGTGCTAGAGTAAGCCTTGGAACTATTAAAGAAGTTATTAAACTTAATGATTTACACACGGTAGAAGAAATCACACAATACACTAAAGCAGGAGCCTTTTGCAAATCTTGTGTTAAACCAGGCGGACATGAAAAAAGAGATTATTATCTTGTAGATATTTTAGCTGAAACTAGAGCTGAAATGGACAGAGAAAAACTTAAAAATTCTATAAAAAACGATCTTAGTTTTGATGAAATGACCTTAGTAGGACAATTAAAAGCTGTTGAAAGTATTTTAGATTGTGAAATTCGTCCTATGCTTCACAACGATGGTGGAGATTTAGAAGTTATTGATATACAAAAAGCTGAAGGTGCAGCTATTGATATATACATTCGTTATCTTGGAGCATGTAGTGGTTGTTCTAGTGGAAGCGGGGCAACACTTTATGCCATTGAAACCATTTTACAAGAAGAACTAAGTCCAAACATACGCGTTATGCCTGTTTAA
- a CDS encoding mechanosensitive ion channel family protein, translated as MKKIIALCFFILCLRSQEIQFIDINISKENAGIYSLVEKYIDTNNQIKEFKKNEDQNSSTFKGILAELEKDKKNILNQIPDMIVGQKINEESVARFLKAKQKLLDTQRKNINKPYIYTDVSLNLAYFNIVQIFYSCLFEVQKLFKDTASSQDLIAIIDKAMENLQMFSRINLDNFKNKINNAEELEKIALKEDYIDNALDSYSEILKYLRSNAYLLESNYLFSLLELQVWIDRINQVINISFVNVGKIAISLLVLVFFISLRRFFSNIVYFLLVQIFYKNKNNIDDIKLIFIENIKKPVGCLLLVYAASLCFTIATYPAPLSINLSNFFHIIYAILMAWLILKMLDSYGVVLVSKLAQKSGKKEVVNLVIKILYFVVVIIALLYVLAQLGFNISAIIASLGIGGLAVALAAKDIIANFFASILLLFDNSFNQGDWVEVSGVEGTVVEIGLRKTTIRTFDNSLVFLPNSTIMGANIKNWSKRRMGRHVRMYLGVGYDASPEKLEQCVKDLKEFLNTSPLVAHDEDSALKYGDHTTKYRQNLVSINDLEGYKNTCYVALSEFADSSINIELYFYTKEIGGKGFREARESLMLEFMRIIKKNDLNFAFPSRSIYIENLPPLNLEAK; from the coding sequence ATGAAAAAAATAATAGCTTTATGCTTTTTTATTTTATGCCTTAGATCTCAAGAAATTCAATTTATTGATATTAATATTAGTAAAGAAAATGCAGGAATTTATTCTCTTGTTGAAAAATATATTGATACTAATAATCAAATTAAAGAATTTAAAAAAAATGAAGATCAAAATTCAAGTACATTTAAGGGTATTTTAGCAGAGCTTGAAAAAGACAAAAAAAATATTTTAAATCAAATACCTGATATGATAGTAGGACAAAAAATCAATGAGGAATCTGTAGCAAGGTTTTTAAAAGCAAAACAAAAATTATTAGATACACAAAGAAAAAATATAAATAAACCTTATATTTATACAGATGTAAGTCTTAATCTTGCTTATTTTAATATAGTGCAAATTTTTTATTCTTGTTTGTTTGAGGTGCAAAAGCTTTTTAAGGATACAGCAAGTAGTCAAGATTTGATTGCTATTATTGATAAGGCTATGGAAAATTTACAAATGTTTTCCCGTATAAATTTAGATAATTTTAAAAATAAGATTAATAATGCAGAAGAATTAGAAAAAATCGCTTTAAAAGAAGATTATATTGATAATGCTTTAGATTCTTATTCAGAAATTCTTAAATATTTACGTTCAAATGCGTATTTGTTAGAGAGTAATTATCTTTTTTCTTTACTTGAACTTCAAGTTTGGATAGATCGTATTAATCAAGTCATTAATATCAGTTTTGTTAATGTTGGTAAAATAGCAATCTCTCTTTTAGTTTTGGTATTTTTTATTTCTTTAAGACGTTTTTTTTCCAATATAGTTTATTTTCTTCTTGTGCAAATTTTTTATAAAAATAAAAATAATATAGATGATATTAAGCTTATTTTTATTGAAAACATTAAAAAACCTGTAGGATGCTTACTTCTTGTTTATGCTGCTTCTCTTTGTTTTACTATAGCAACTTATCCTGCTCCTTTAAGTATTAATTTGAGTAATTTTTTTCATATAATTTATGCTATTTTAATGGCATGGCTTATTTTAAAAATGCTTGATAGTTATGGGGTAGTTTTAGTTTCTAAATTGGCACAAAAAAGTGGAAAAAAAGAAGTGGTTAATTTGGTGATTAAAATTTTGTATTTTGTTGTTGTAATTATTGCCTTACTTTATGTTTTGGCGCAACTTGGCTTTAATATTTCTGCTATTATTGCATCTTTAGGAATAGGTGGTTTGGCTGTAGCTTTGGCAGCAAAAGATATTATCGCTAATTTTTTTGCTTCTATACTTTTATTGTTTGATAATAGTTTTAATCAAGGAGATTGGGTTGAGGTTTCAGGTGTTGAGGGAACTGTAGTTGAAATAGGACTTAGAAAAACTACGATTAGGACTTTTGATAATTCTTTAGTGTTTTTACCTAATTCTACTATTATGGGTGCAAATATTAAAAATTGGAGTAAAAGACGTATGGGTAGGCATGTTAGAATGTATCTTGGGGTTGGTTATGATGCAAGCCCTGAAAAACTAGAACAATGTGTTAAAGATTTAAAAGAATTTTTAAATACTAGTCCTTTAGTGGCACATGATGAAGATAGTGCTTTAAAATATGGGGATCATACTACAAAATACCGTCAAAATTTAGTTTCTATTAATGATTTAGAAGGATATAAAAATACCTGTTATGTGGCTTTGAGTGAATTTGCAGATAGTAGTATTAATATAGAACTTTATTTTTATACTAAAGAAATAGGAGGTAAGGGTTTTAGAGAAGCTAGAGAAAGCTTGATGCTTGAATTTATGCGTATAATTAAGAAAAATGATTTAAATTTTGCATTCCCAAGTCGCAGTATTTATATAGAAAATTTACCGCCTTTAAATTTAGAAGCAAAATAG
- a CDS encoding carbonic anhydrase, with translation MENLINGAIKFMQEDFKEHEELFESLKNKQNPHTLFIGCSDSRVIPSLITNTGPGELFVIRNIANIVPPYRVGEDYLATTSAIEYALNSLHIRNIVVCGHSNCGGCNALYYPSEELDKIPNVKKWLTMLDPIKQDIMMFSKNDLAMRSWLTEKLNLLNSLQNILTYPGVQEALDEKKLQVHAWYYIIETGEIYEYNFETKTFTLIQDRKIQ, from the coding sequence ATGGAAAATCTTATTAATGGTGCGATTAAATTTATGCAAGAAGACTTTAAAGAGCATGAGGAACTTTTTGAAAGTCTAAAAAATAAACAAAATCCTCATACGCTTTTTATAGGTTGTTCTGATTCTAGAGTTATTCCAAGTTTGATTACTAATACGGGTCCAGGAGAGCTTTTTGTAATACGCAATATTGCAAATATAGTTCCACCTTATCGTGTTGGAGAAGATTATTTAGCGACAACTTCAGCTATAGAATATGCTTTAAATTCTTTACATATTAGAAATATTGTTGTGTGTGGACATAGTAATTGTGGTGGTTGTAATGCGCTTTATTATCCTAGTGAAGAATTGGATAAAATTCCTAATGTAAAAAAATGGCTTACTATGTTAGATCCAATAAAACAAGATATAATGATGTTTTCAAAAAATGATTTAGCTATGCGTTCATGGTTAACAGAAAAATTAAATTTACTTAATTCTTTACAAAATATACTTACTTATCCAGGAGTGCAAGAAGCTTTAGATGAGAAAAAACTTCAAGTACATGCTTGGTATTATATTATAGAAACAGGTGAAATTTATGAATATAATTTTGAAACTAAAACATTTACTTTAATTCAAGATAGGAAAATTCAATGA
- a CDS encoding Bax inhibitor-1/YccA family protein, translating into MSLYNRDYSRSKEFENTRSSELSIFIKQTYQLFAASLLAATVGAYVGIFALASFFIQSQVSFWILFAVEIGLLFALQWKKRETPLNLILLFGFTFCSGLTLTPLLISVLALPAGGIIIAQAFALTTVAFAGLSIFAINTKKDFTVMGKALFIAIIVIVAASLLNLFFQSGILNLAISAIAAILFSFYILYDTQNIIRGNYETPIEGAVALYLDFINLFVSLLNILRSFNSR; encoded by the coding sequence ATGAGTCTTTACAATAGAGACTATTCAAGATCAAAAGAATTTGAAAATACTCGATCAAGTGAATTAAGTATTTTTATTAAACAAACTTATCAACTTTTTGCCGCTTCATTGCTAGCAGCAACTGTAGGTGCTTATGTAGGAATTTTTGCCTTAGCATCATTTTTTATACAATCACAAGTAAGTTTTTGGATACTTTTTGCTGTTGAAATAGGACTTTTATTTGCCTTACAATGGAAAAAAAGAGAAACACCACTTAATTTAATCTTACTTTTTGGTTTTACTTTTTGTTCAGGTTTAACCCTTACGCCTTTACTTATTTCTGTTTTAGCTCTACCTGCTGGTGGAATTATTATCGCTCAAGCTTTTGCTTTAACAACAGTGGCTTTTGCAGGACTTAGCATCTTTGCTATAAACACTAAAAAAGACTTTACAGTCATGGGAAAAGCTTTATTTATAGCAATTATTGTTATAGTAGCAGCATCTTTATTAAATCTTTTCTTTCAAAGTGGTATACTTAATCTAGCCATTTCAGCAATAGCTGCTATATTATTTTCATTTTATATCCTTTATGATACCCAAAATATCATACGTGGAAATTATGAAACTCCAATTGAAGGTGCAGTAGCACTTTATCTTGATTTTATCAATCTTTTTGTATCTTTACTTAACATTTTAAGAAGTTTTAATAGTAGATAA
- the secG gene encoding preprotein translocase subunit SecG, which translates to MITLLIILQFIIVVIICIAVLLQKSSNIGLGAYSGSNESLFGAKGPAGFLAKFTFIMGILLIINTISLGYLYNKMNKNSLAETIKIENNSTIPSIPNAPIPSTNLIAPSAPQVQNDTNLSK; encoded by the coding sequence ATGATCACGCTTTTAATCATTTTGCAATTTATCATCGTTGTAATCATTTGCATAGCAGTTTTACTTCAAAAAAGTTCAAATATAGGACTTGGAGCGTATAGTGGAAGCAATGAAAGTTTATTTGGAGCCAAAGGACCTGCTGGATTTTTAGCAAAATTTACTTTTATTATGGGAATTTTACTGATTATAAACACTATTAGTCTTGGCTATTTATACAATAAAATGAATAAAAACTCATTAGCTGAAACTATTAAAATAGAAAACAACAGCACTATTCCAAGCATCCCTAATGCACCTATTCCAAGTACAAATCTTATCGCTCCTAGTGCACCACAAGTTCAAAATGATACTAATTTAAGTAAATAA
- the frr gene encoding ribosome recycling factor, protein MLNEIFNKQKTQNEKSLEALKKDFTTLRTGKVNIHILDHITLDYYGAKTPLNQVATVLASDASTISITPWEKPLLKTIESAIAAANIGVNPNNDGESVKLFFPPMTKEQREENVKQAKAMGEKAKVSIRNIRKDANDSIKKLEKDKTISEDEAKKAYDEVQKLTDTYTTKIDESVKNKEVELLKV, encoded by the coding sequence ATGCTCAATGAAATTTTTAATAAACAAAAAACCCAAAATGAAAAATCTTTAGAAGCTTTAAAAAAAGATTTTACAACTTTACGTACAGGCAAGGTTAATATTCACATTTTAGATCATATCACACTTGATTATTATGGGGCTAAAACCCCTTTAAATCAAGTAGCAACAGTTTTAGCAAGTGATGCTTCAACCATAAGTATCACTCCTTGGGAAAAACCTTTATTAAAAACCATAGAAAGTGCTATTGCAGCTGCAAATATAGGGGTAAATCCAAACAATGATGGAGAAAGCGTTAAACTTTTTTTTCCTCCTATGACTAAAGAACAAAGAGAAGAAAATGTAAAACAAGCTAAAGCTATGGGAGAAAAAGCAAAAGTTTCCATAAGAAATATACGTAAAGATGCCAATGACTCCATTAAAAAACTAGAAAAAGATAAAACAATTAGTGAAGATGAAGCAAAAAAAGCTTATGATGAAGTACAAAAACTCACCGATACTTATACTACAAAAATTGATGAAAGCGTAAAAAACAAAGAAGTAGAACTTTTAAAGGTTTGA
- the pyrE gene encoding orotate phosphoribosyltransferase, which translates to MNLEQIYKDCGAYLEGHFLLSSGKHSQFYLQSAKVLENPKIAGKLCDELAKIINDYGIEFHSICSPALGGILAGYELARSCNKRFIFTERVNAKMTLRRGFEIKKNEKFIICEDIITTGGSALESAQIIESLGGIVVGFAALANRGFCAVENLQTPKKDNAKLPQNLPLFALGNFNFKIYEESNCPLCKKGSKAIKPGSRGN; encoded by the coding sequence ATGAATTTAGAACAAATTTATAAAGATTGTGGGGCTTATCTAGAAGGACATTTTTTATTAAGCTCAGGCAAACATTCTCAATTTTATCTTCAAAGTGCTAAGGTCTTAGAAAATCCTAAAATAGCTGGAAAGCTTTGCGATGAACTTGCCAAAATCATTAACGATTATGGCATTGAATTTCATAGCATCTGCTCTCCAGCCTTAGGAGGAATTTTAGCAGGATATGAATTGGCAAGATCTTGCAATAAACGCTTTATTTTTACTGAAAGAGTCAATGCAAAAATGACTTTAAGACGCGGTTTTGAAATAAAAAAGAATGAAAAATTTATTATATGTGAAGATATTATCACTACAGGTGGGAGTGCTTTAGAAAGTGCTCAAATCATAGAAAGCTTAGGTGGTATTGTAGTAGGTTTTGCAGCTTTAGCTAATAGAGGTTTTTGTGCAGTAGAAAATTTACAAACTCCTAAAAAAGACAATGCTAAATTACCTCAAAATTTACCTCTTTTTGCTTTAGGAAATTTTAATTTTAAAATTTATGAAGAATCAAACTGTCCCCTTTGCAAAAAAGGAAGTAAGGCTATAAAACCAGGAAGTCGTGGAAATTAA
- a CDS encoding RDD family protein — translation MKNKANIASRWLRFRALLVDIFIIYTPILYLFYFLLGSKEAFLNNHFIISLCTILFGFIQAVFLNKKGQSPGLKAYNLYLINIKTRKKVSFLRILLRYIIFIISFGLFFGFFISFLRKDKLNLHDILTQSCIIVKI, via the coding sequence ATGAAAAATAAAGCAAACATTGCCTCTAGATGGTTAAGGTTTAGAGCTTTACTTGTGGATATTTTTATTATTTACACTCCTATTTTATATTTATTTTATTTTTTACTTGGATCTAAAGAAGCTTTTTTAAACAATCATTTTATTATAAGCTTATGCACTATTTTATTTGGCTTCATTCAAGCTGTTTTTTTAAATAAAAAAGGTCAAAGTCCAGGTCTTAAAGCCTATAATTTATATCTTATTAATATTAAAACAAGAAAAAAAGTAAGTTTTCTTAGAATTTTGCTAAGATATATTATATTTATTATAAGTTTTGGTTTATTTTTCGGCTTTTTTATAAGCTTTTTAAGAAAAGATAAACTCAATTTACATGATATTTTAACTCAAAGTTGTATAATCGTTAAAATATAA
- a CDS encoding ribonucleotide-diphosphate reductase subunit beta → MQRKRIYNPSSSENLGDRKIFNGNPHGILNFTKAKYTWALKLWDLMEANTWFPKEVDTTKDALDYRCNLTVDEKRMYDLVWSQLISMDSFQTNNLADNINPYITAPEINAVLARQAYEEANHSKSYAVMVEAICENTDLIYEMEKHDETLREKNDFISSIYEELAGDVDDNKLLLAMVANQILEGVYFYSGFTAIYALARAGKMLGSAQMIRFIQRDEITHLLLFQNMINSVRKERPDLFHDENINKIYDMFKKAGELEIKWGKYITQNQIMGFTDDIIEEYIHYLVDQRLSAINLDRLYNAKHPIKWVDDFSKFNDQKSNFFESKVTNYSKGSISFDDF, encoded by the coding sequence ATGCAAAGAAAAAGAATTTATAATCCAAGTTCAAGCGAGAATTTAGGAGATCGTAAAATATTTAATGGTAATCCTCATGGAATTTTAAATTTTACTAAAGCAAAATACACTTGGGCTTTAAAATTATGGGATTTAATGGAAGCAAATACTTGGTTTCCCAAAGAAGTAGACACAACTAAGGATGCTCTAGATTATCGTTGCAATCTTACTGTAGATGAAAAAAGAATGTATGATCTTGTTTGGTCTCAACTTATCTCCATGGATAGTTTTCAAACTAATAATTTAGCTGATAATATAAACCCTTATATCACTGCTCCTGAAATCAATGCTGTTTTAGCACGTCAAGCCTATGAAGAAGCTAATCATTCTAAATCTTATGCTGTAATGGTAGAAGCTATTTGCGAAAACACAGATTTAATTTATGAAATGGAAAAGCATGATGAAACCTTACGTGAAAAAAATGATTTTATTTCAAGTATTTACGAAGAACTAGCAGGTGATGTCGATGATAATAAACTGCTTTTAGCCATGGTAGCAAATCAAATTTTAGAAGGAGTATATTTTTATAGTGGATTTACTGCTATTTATGCTCTTGCTAGAGCTGGAAAAATGCTAGGATCTGCTCAAATGATCCGCTTTATCCAAAGAGATGAAATCACGCATCTTTTGCTTTTTCAAAATATGATTAATTCAGTACGCAAAGAAAGACCTGATTTATTTCATGATGAAAATATTAACAAAATTTATGATATGTTTAAAAAAGCTGGAGAATTAGAAATTAAATGGGGTAAATATATCACTCAAAATCAAATCATGGGCTTTACTGATGATATTATTGAAGAATACATTCATTATCTTGTAGATCAAAGACTTAGTGCTATCAATCTTGATAGATTATATAATGCCAAACATCCTATTAAATGGGTGGATGATTTTTCTAAATTTAACGATCAAAAAAGCAATTTTTTTGAAAGCAAAGTAACAAACTATTCTAAAGGCAGTATAAGTTTTGATGATTTCTAA